A genomic window from Streptomyces sp. WMMC940 includes:
- a CDS encoding alpha/beta fold hydrolase, producing MSHPVSSSAAPGQPPRHRLVNTPGGRIHLVEQGSGPLVLMVHGFPESWYSWRHQLPVIAAAGYHAVAIDVRGYGRSSKPVDPDAYGMLAHVADNVAVVKALGAESAVIVGHDWGSPIAANTALLRPDLFTAVALLSVPYAPRGGGLPPTEALALLGGAEEFYIQYFQTPGRAEAEIEPDVRSWLAGFYAGASGEVQPSTDGPRFSVPPGGRLSDRFPTGPLPSWLAEDDLDFYAGEFERGGLTGPLNRYRNIDRDWVDLAAWDGAPITQPSLFIGGERDGPTLWMADAIKAYPTTLPRLVSSHILEGCGHWVQQERADEVGTLLVDWLRSLPGGPGQP from the coding sequence ATGTCGCACCCCGTCAGCTCTTCCGCCGCGCCCGGGCAGCCGCCGCGGCACCGCCTGGTGAACACCCCGGGTGGACGCATCCATCTGGTGGAACAGGGCTCGGGACCCCTGGTCCTGATGGTCCACGGATTCCCCGAGTCCTGGTACTCGTGGCGCCACCAGCTCCCGGTGATCGCCGCCGCGGGCTATCACGCGGTCGCGATCGACGTCCGCGGCTACGGGCGGTCCTCGAAGCCGGTCGACCCGGACGCGTACGGGATGCTGGCGCACGTCGCCGACAACGTCGCGGTGGTGAAGGCCCTCGGCGCGGAGTCCGCGGTGATCGTGGGGCACGACTGGGGCTCGCCCATCGCGGCGAACACCGCCCTGCTGCGACCGGATCTCTTCACGGCCGTGGCGCTGCTCAGCGTGCCCTACGCGCCGCGGGGCGGTGGGCTGCCTCCCACGGAGGCGCTGGCACTGCTCGGCGGGGCGGAGGAGTTCTACATCCAGTACTTCCAGACTCCCGGCAGGGCGGAGGCCGAGATCGAGCCGGACGTCAGGTCCTGGCTGGCCGGGTTCTACGCCGGCGCCTCGGGCGAGGTGCAGCCCTCCACCGACGGCCCGCGCTTCTCCGTCCCGCCGGGGGGCAGGCTCTCCGACCGGTTCCCGACCGGCCCGCTGCCCTCCTGGCTGGCCGAGGACGATCTGGACTTCTACGCGGGCGAGTTCGAGCGCGGCGGCCTGACCGGCCCGCTCAACCGCTATCGCAACATCGACCGGGACTGGGTGGATCTCGCGGCCTGGGACGGGGCGCCGATCACCCAGCCGTCCCTGTTCATCGGCGGGGAGCGCGACGGGCCCACCCTGTGGATGGCGGACGCCATCAAGGCCTACCCGACCACGCTGCCCCGCCTGGTGTCCTCACACATCCTGGAGGGCTGCGGTCACTGGGTCCAGCAGGAACGGGCGGACGAGGTCGGCACGCTGCTGGTCGACTGGCTGCGATCCCTGCCGGGCGGCCCCGGGCAGCCCTGA
- a CDS encoding MarR family winged helix-turn-helix transcriptional regulator — translation MATRKLTPAEMSEADHAFYGLVWAGTVLTERVDRALSKAHDLPVSWFEVMLWLASSDEPVAASVLGNSTMLSRSQVSRVLDALQARGLVSRTPSARDARSVEVALTAEGRRVFEEADATRRACLAPVFTDVLDQRDMAALGAVWRKLKAHKDA, via the coding sequence ATGGCGACCAGGAAACTCACCCCGGCCGAGATGTCCGAGGCCGACCACGCCTTCTACGGCCTGGTCTGGGCCGGGACCGTGCTCACGGAGCGCGTCGACCGCGCCCTGTCCAAGGCCCACGACCTGCCCGTCTCCTGGTTCGAGGTGATGCTCTGGCTCGCAAGCAGCGACGAGCCCGTCGCCGCCTCCGTACTCGGCAACAGCACCATGCTGAGCCGCAGCCAGGTCTCCCGCGTCCTCGACGCGCTGCAGGCCCGCGGGCTGGTCTCCCGTACGCCGTCGGCCAGGGACGCCCGTTCGGTGGAGGTGGCGCTCACCGCCGAGGGGCGCCGGGTGTTCGAGGAGGCCGACGCGACCCGGCGCGCGTGCCTGGCACCGGTCTTCACCGACGTCCTGGACCAGCGGGACATGGCGGCCCTGGGCGCGGTCTGGCGCAAACTGAAGGCGCACAAGGACGCCTGA
- a CDS encoding LLM class flavin-dependent oxidoreductase produces MEFGLFVQGYVGKRAETDPLAEHKALMEETEYVVQADESGFKYAWASEHHFLEEYSHLSANDVFLGYLAHATERIHLGAGIFNPLAQVNHPVKVAEKVAMLDHLSEGRHEFGSGRGAGSHEILGFLPGITDMNHTKEIWEETIAEFPKMWLQEEYQGFQGKHWSLPPRKVLPKPYGKSHPPMWYAAGSPPSYAMAARKGLGVLGFSVQKVSDMEWVLEQYKTAIREADPIGDYVNDNVMVTSTAVCAPTHEEAVRIAAGGGLHYLQSLVFRYHDTFPRPEGFPVWPETLPEFNEELIELLIQEELLICGDPDEVLAQCKRWEQAGADQLSFGLPIGISKEDTLQTIRLVGEHVIPKIDTDPVHRTTRFRESA; encoded by the coding sequence TTGGAATTCGGGCTCTTTGTTCAGGGTTACGTCGGCAAGCGCGCCGAGACCGACCCGCTCGCCGAGCACAAGGCGCTCATGGAGGAGACCGAGTACGTCGTCCAGGCGGACGAGTCCGGCTTCAAGTACGCCTGGGCCTCCGAGCACCACTTCCTGGAGGAGTACTCCCACCTCTCCGCCAACGACGTCTTCCTCGGCTACCTCGCCCACGCCACCGAGCGGATCCATCTCGGCGCGGGCATCTTCAATCCGCTCGCCCAGGTCAACCACCCGGTCAAGGTCGCCGAGAAGGTCGCCATGCTCGACCACCTCAGCGAGGGCCGGCACGAGTTCGGCTCCGGGCGCGGCGCCGGCTCGCACGAGATCCTCGGCTTCCTCCCGGGCATCACCGACATGAACCACACCAAGGAGATCTGGGAGGAGACCATCGCCGAGTTCCCCAAGATGTGGCTCCAGGAGGAGTACCAGGGCTTCCAGGGGAAACACTGGTCACTTCCCCCGCGCAAGGTGCTGCCCAAGCCGTACGGGAAGTCCCACCCGCCCATGTGGTACGCGGCCGGATCCCCGCCCTCCTACGCCATGGCCGCCCGGAAGGGGCTCGGCGTGCTGGGCTTCAGCGTCCAGAAGGTCTCCGACATGGAGTGGGTGCTGGAGCAGTACAAGACCGCGATCCGCGAGGCCGACCCCATCGGCGACTACGTCAACGACAACGTCATGGTGACGTCGACCGCCGTCTGCGCCCCCACGCACGAGGAAGCGGTGCGGATAGCGGCGGGAGGCGGGCTGCACTACCTCCAGTCGCTGGTGTTCCGCTACCACGACACCTTCCCGCGGCCCGAGGGGTTCCCCGTGTGGCCGGAGACCCTGCCCGAGTTCAACGAGGAGCTCATCGAACTCCTCATCCAGGAGGAACTGCTGATCTGCGGCGACCCGGACGAGGTGCTGGCGCAGTGCAAGCGGTGGGAGCAGGCGGGTGCGGACCAGCTCTCGTTCGGCCTGCCGATCGGGATCTCCAAGGAGGACACCCTCCAGACGATCCGGCTGGTCGGCGAGCACGTCATCCCGAAGATCGACACGGACCCGGTCCACCGCACGACCCGCTTCCGCGAGTCCGCGTGA
- a CDS encoding CehA/McbA family metallohydrolase — MGNEDDADLSRRGLFVTGAAAALTLGGVSFAEAAGTAAGQTTEVVRGTLPPGSPDFVYLPVEVPRGVAEIRVSYTYERPQVPAGTQGNALDIGIFDERGTALGGDGFRGWSGGARSEFFIRGDEATPGYVPGPVRAGTWHIALGPYTIAPQGLAYTVAVTLAFGGPAPTPKPVYPPERAKGRGRAWYRGDCHLHSWYSDGRRTPDEIAALARAAGLDFVNSSEHNTHAGHGAWADAAGDDLLVLLGEEVTTRNGHVVALGTDPGTFVDWRYRARDNRFGHYARAIRRAGGLVVPAHPHATCIGCNWKFGFGEADAVEVWNGPYTPDDDVSLAHWDSTLVAAVRSGGRWTPAMGSSDAHRDPDVVGTPQTVVLADDLAREAILEGLRAGRSYVAESSAVSLSFAAHGGRGRRAGIGERLRVGADDPVTVRLEVTGAPGRTARIVTDQGVLHTATLPVEGTGTVEWRTTAAYAAYVRAEVRHPALVPIPGFPGPLAAFTNPVFLGRHQG; from the coding sequence ATGGGCAACGAGGACGACGCGGACCTCAGCAGACGCGGACTGTTCGTGACGGGAGCCGCCGCCGCGCTTACGTTGGGCGGTGTGAGCTTCGCCGAGGCAGCGGGCACCGCGGCCGGACAGACCACCGAAGTCGTGCGCGGCACCCTGCCGCCCGGCTCCCCCGACTTCGTGTACCTGCCCGTCGAGGTCCCGCGCGGGGTCGCGGAGATCAGGGTGTCGTACACGTACGAAAGGCCGCAGGTCCCGGCCGGCACACAGGGCAACGCCCTCGACATCGGCATCTTCGACGAGCGCGGCACCGCGCTCGGCGGCGATGGCTTCCGCGGCTGGTCGGGCGGGGCGCGCAGCGAGTTCTTCATCCGGGGCGACGAGGCGACGCCCGGCTACGTCCCCGGGCCGGTCCGGGCGGGCACATGGCACATCGCGCTCGGCCCGTACACGATCGCGCCGCAGGGCCTCGCCTACACCGTGGCCGTCACGCTCGCGTTCGGCGGGCCGGCGCCGACGCCGAAGCCCGTGTACCCACCGGAGCGGGCGAAGGGCCGGGGCCGGGCCTGGTACCGGGGCGACTGCCATCTGCACTCGTGGTACTCGGACGGCCGCCGCACCCCCGACGAGATCGCGGCCCTCGCCCGCGCCGCCGGGCTGGACTTCGTCAACAGCAGCGAGCACAACACGCACGCGGGGCACGGGGCGTGGGCGGACGCCGCCGGGGACGACCTGCTGGTGCTCCTCGGGGAGGAGGTCACCACCCGCAACGGCCACGTCGTGGCCCTCGGCACCGACCCGGGCACCTTCGTCGACTGGCGCTACCGGGCCAGGGACAACCGTTTCGGCCACTACGCCCGTGCGATCCGCCGCGCCGGCGGCCTCGTCGTGCCCGCCCATCCGCACGCCACCTGCATCGGCTGCAACTGGAAGTTCGGCTTCGGCGAGGCGGACGCGGTGGAGGTGTGGAACGGCCCCTACACCCCGGACGACGACGTGTCCCTCGCTCACTGGGACAGCACCCTCGTGGCCGCCGTCCGCTCGGGCGGCCGCTGGACCCCGGCGATGGGCAGCAGCGACGCGCACCGGGACCCGGACGTGGTGGGCACCCCGCAGACCGTCGTCCTCGCCGACGACCTGGCGCGCGAGGCGATCCTGGAGGGTCTGCGCGCGGGCCGCTCGTACGTCGCCGAGTCGTCGGCCGTGTCGCTGTCGTTCGCCGCGCACGGGGGCCGGGGCCGGCGCGCGGGCATCGGCGAGCGGCTCCGGGTCGGCGCCGACGACCCGGTGACGGTCCGTCTGGAGGTCACCGGCGCCCCGGGCCGCACCGCCCGGATCGTGACCGACCAGGGGGTGCTGCACACGGCGACGCTCCCGGTGGAGGGCACGGGCACGGTGGAGTGGCGTACGACGGCGGCGTACGCGGCGTACGTCCGCGCGGAGGTGCGCCACCCGGCGCTCGTGCCGATCCCGGGCTTCCCCGGGCCGCTGGCCGCGTTCACGAACCCGGTGTTCCTGGGGCGCCACCAGGGGTAG
- a CDS encoding LLM class F420-dependent oxidoreductase, with the protein MRISTTIFLTDETITPPRLARELEERGFAGLYLPEHTHIPVERTSPYPAGGDLPPEYGRTLDSFVALGQAAAVTTTLGLGTGITLLAQHDPIALAKQIATLDHLSGGRFTLGVGFGWNREEAADHGVEWSTRRDLSRDRMHLMRALWAAEPTAYEGDFGSVRASWAYPKPANGPAPRTLVGGAAGPKLFSHIADYADGWLPIGGRGLTESLPVLRETWSAAGRDPKALQIVPYAVLPSAGKLARYAELGCEEVVLQLPPAGEGEVLRVLEEYGKYV; encoded by the coding sequence GTGCGGATCTCGACCACGATCTTCCTGACGGACGAGACGATCACCCCGCCGCGGCTGGCGCGGGAACTGGAGGAACGCGGCTTCGCCGGTCTGTACCTGCCCGAGCACACCCACATCCCGGTCGAACGGACCTCCCCGTACCCGGCGGGCGGCGACCTGCCGCCCGAGTACGGCCGCACCCTCGACTCCTTCGTCGCCCTCGGCCAGGCCGCGGCGGTCACCACCACCCTCGGCCTCGGCACGGGCATCACGCTCCTCGCCCAGCACGACCCCATCGCCCTCGCCAAGCAGATCGCGACCCTCGACCACCTCAGCGGCGGTCGCTTCACGCTCGGCGTCGGCTTCGGCTGGAACAGGGAGGAGGCGGCGGACCACGGCGTGGAGTGGTCGACGCGACGTGACCTCAGCCGCGACCGCATGCACCTGATGCGCGCCCTGTGGGCCGCGGAACCGACCGCCTACGAGGGCGACTTCGGCTCCGTCCGCGCCTCCTGGGCCTACCCCAAGCCGGCGAACGGCCCCGCGCCCCGCACCCTGGTCGGAGGCGCGGCCGGCCCGAAACTCTTCTCCCACATCGCCGACTACGCCGACGGCTGGCTCCCCATCGGCGGCCGGGGCCTCACGGAGTCGCTGCCGGTTCTGCGGGAGACCTGGTCCGCGGCGGGCCGCGACCCGAAGGCCCTCCAGATCGTCCCGTACGCGGTCCTCCCCTCGGCGGGCAAGCTCGCGCGCTACGCGGAACTGGGCTGCGAGGAGGTCGTCCTGCAGCTGCCCCCGGCGGGGGAGGGGGAGGTGCTGCGGGTGCTGGAGGAGTACGGGAAGTACGTGTGA
- a CDS encoding aldehyde dehydrogenase family protein — MTGRSAVTRTVPEQRLFIGGEWVEPDRGHYEVIDPATEEVVGLAPEASRDQVYEAAAAARDAFEEWSRTAPEQRAAVLDRAADVIQREFDAYAELARAETGATTGTARGMQVAVGLSRFRRYARGALEPVEQGLPPQVNEAGPMGRAGVLGALAARRPVGVVTCITSYNNPWANPAGKVAPALAMGNTVVVKPAPQDPLSVYRMAEALAEAGVPPGVVNVVSGSRTEAGEAAVDSPDVDMVSFTGSTAVGQRIGEVCGRSMKRQLLELGGKGAALVFDDADLDSAVLGIGTTFAFYSGQICTAPTRVLAQRGVYERLVERLGAFAGRLKVGDPAERDTVVGPVISAAHRERVESYVELGRKEGARLVVGGERPDAARGFYVAPALLADCGSGMRVVREEIFGPVVVVVPFGDEEEGVALANDSDYGLIDYVWSGDVARAFRVARRLRAGGVGVNTVGRNMEAPFGGFKKSGVGRDVGSYALHAYSELQAIVWPGG; from the coding sequence GTGACCGGGCGGTCCGCCGTTACGCGGACGGTCCCCGAGCAGCGGCTCTTCATCGGCGGGGAGTGGGTCGAGCCGGACCGCGGCCACTACGAGGTGATCGACCCGGCCACCGAGGAGGTCGTAGGCCTCGCACCCGAGGCGAGCCGCGACCAGGTGTACGAGGCGGCCGCGGCCGCCCGGGACGCGTTCGAGGAGTGGTCTCGCACGGCCCCCGAGCAGCGGGCGGCGGTCCTGGACCGGGCCGCGGACGTCATCCAGCGCGAGTTCGACGCGTACGCGGAGCTGGCCCGCGCCGAGACGGGCGCCACCACGGGCACCGCGCGGGGCATGCAGGTCGCGGTCGGCTTGTCCCGGTTCCGCCGGTACGCGAGGGGTGCGCTGGAGCCGGTCGAGCAGGGCCTGCCGCCGCAGGTCAACGAGGCCGGGCCGATGGGGCGGGCGGGTGTCCTCGGCGCGCTCGCCGCGCGTCGCCCGGTCGGCGTGGTCACCTGCATCACCTCGTACAACAACCCGTGGGCGAACCCGGCGGGCAAGGTCGCCCCGGCACTCGCGATGGGCAACACCGTCGTGGTGAAGCCGGCCCCGCAGGATCCGCTGTCGGTGTACCGGATGGCCGAGGCGCTGGCGGAGGCCGGCGTCCCGCCGGGGGTGGTCAACGTGGTGAGCGGTTCCCGTACGGAGGCAGGGGAGGCGGCCGTGGACTCGCCCGACGTCGACATGGTCAGCTTCACCGGTTCCACGGCCGTCGGGCAGCGCATCGGCGAAGTGTGCGGGCGGAGCATGAAACGGCAGCTGCTGGAGCTGGGCGGCAAGGGCGCCGCGCTCGTCTTCGACGACGCCGACCTCGACTCCGCGGTCCTGGGCATCGGTACGACGTTCGCCTTCTACAGCGGCCAGATCTGCACCGCGCCGACCCGGGTGCTCGCCCAGCGCGGGGTGTACGAGCGGCTGGTCGAGCGGCTGGGCGCCTTCGCCGGGCGGCTGAAGGTCGGCGACCCGGCGGAGCGGGACACGGTGGTCGGCCCGGTGATCTCCGCCGCCCACCGGGAGCGGGTCGAGTCGTACGTCGAGCTGGGGAGGAAGGAGGGCGCGCGTCTGGTCGTGGGCGGGGAGCGCCCCGATGCGGCGCGCGGCTTCTATGTGGCGCCGGCGCTGCTGGCCGACTGCGGCAGCGGAATGCGTGTCGTCCGGGAGGAGATCTTCGGCCCGGTGGTGGTCGTGGTGCCCTTCGGCGACGAGGAGGAGGGCGTGGCGCTGGCCAACGACAGCGACTACGGACTGATCGACTACGTCTGGTCGGGCGACGTCGCCCGGGCGTTCCGGGTGGCGCGGCGGCTGCGGGCCGGCGGCGTCGGCGTCAACACCGTCGGCCGGAACATGGAGGCCCCGTTCGGCGGCTTCAAGAAGAGCGGGGTGGGGCGGGACGTGGGCTCGTACGCGCTCCACGCCTACAGCGAGCTGCAGGCGATCGTGTGGCCCGGTGGGTGA
- a CDS encoding APC family permease gives MTQLETRPQVGDTVGGRSEGGVRAKGLEKNSVGLLGSAVIGISTVAPVYCLTSTLGSTAGEVGLQMPAVFLAGFLPMLLVAFAYRELNRVMPDSGTSFTWTVKAFGPRVGWMCGWGLVIATIIVLSNLAGVATSYFWLLAGEITGSGSVAALDGNKAVHILTCLVLIAVATAISYRGMTATKRVQYSLVGLQLVVLAVFVAMALQKAGSGAFDTGIDFSWSWMNPFAVQSFAAFTAGLSLSIFMYWGWDACLSTNEETTGSDRTPGRAALIAMVVLVGSYLATGVAAQMAVGSGDKGLGLANPDTSDNVFAALAGPVMGPLLGVALFVAVLASAAASLQTTFIPVARTVLAMSSYEALPESFSKVHPRFKVPGRATVVAGVATGAFYTVMTLVSEHVLVDTIYALGLMICFYYALTAFACVWYFRAELFRSGRDFAFKGLFPVLGGVLLSAVFGKTLYDMWDPAYGSGSAVFGVGSVFVIGVGLLLLGGVIMLVMQRRSPAFFRGEILTKDTPSLVIPD, from the coding sequence ATGACTCAGCTGGAGACGCGGCCCCAGGTCGGAGACACGGTAGGGGGACGCTCCGAAGGGGGCGTCCGGGCCAAGGGGCTGGAGAAGAACTCCGTCGGCCTCCTCGGCAGTGCCGTCATCGGAATCTCGACGGTCGCCCCCGTGTACTGCCTGACCTCGACGCTCGGCTCCACGGCCGGCGAGGTCGGGCTGCAGATGCCCGCCGTGTTCCTGGCCGGCTTCCTGCCGATGCTGCTCGTCGCCTTCGCCTACCGCGAGCTGAACCGGGTGATGCCGGACTCCGGCACCTCCTTCACCTGGACGGTGAAGGCCTTCGGCCCGCGCGTCGGCTGGATGTGCGGCTGGGGCCTGGTGATCGCCACGATCATCGTGCTCTCCAACCTCGCCGGCGTCGCGACCTCGTACTTCTGGCTGCTGGCCGGAGAGATCACGGGCAGCGGGTCGGTCGCCGCCCTCGACGGCAACAAGGCCGTCCACATCCTCACCTGCCTCGTCCTCATCGCCGTCGCCACCGCCATCAGCTACCGCGGCATGACCGCCACCAAGCGCGTGCAGTACAGCCTGGTCGGACTCCAGCTCGTCGTCCTCGCCGTGTTCGTCGCGATGGCCCTCCAGAAGGCCGGCAGCGGCGCGTTCGACACCGGCATCGACTTCTCCTGGTCCTGGATGAACCCCTTCGCGGTCCAGTCCTTCGCGGCCTTCACCGCCGGCCTGTCGCTGTCGATCTTCATGTACTGGGGCTGGGACGCCTGCCTGTCGACCAACGAGGAGACCACCGGCTCCGACCGGACCCCCGGCCGCGCCGCCCTCATCGCGATGGTCGTCCTCGTCGGCTCCTACCTCGCCACCGGGGTCGCCGCCCAGATGGCCGTCGGTTCGGGCGACAAGGGCCTCGGCCTCGCCAACCCGGACACCTCCGACAACGTCTTCGCCGCGCTCGCCGGCCCCGTCATGGGCCCGCTCCTCGGCGTCGCGCTCTTCGTCGCCGTGCTCGCCTCGGCCGCGGCCAGCCTCCAGACGACGTTCATTCCGGTCGCCCGCACCGTGCTCGCCATGTCCTCGTACGAGGCGCTGCCCGAGTCCTTCTCCAAGGTCCACCCGCGCTTCAAGGTCCCCGGCCGCGCCACGGTCGTCGCGGGCGTCGCCACCGGCGCGTTCTACACGGTGATGACGCTCGTCAGCGAGCACGTCCTGGTGGACACGATCTACGCGCTCGGCCTCATGATCTGCTTCTACTACGCGCTGACCGCCTTCGCCTGCGTCTGGTACTTCCGCGCAGAACTCTTCCGCTCCGGCCGCGACTTCGCCTTCAAGGGCCTCTTCCCCGTCCTGGGCGGTGTGCTGCTCTCGGCGGTCTTCGGCAAGACGCTCTACGACATGTGGGACCCGGCCTACGGGTCCGGCTCCGCGGTCTTCGGCGTCGGTTCGGTCTTCGTGATCGGCGTCGGTCTGCTGCTGCTCGGCGGAGTGATCATGCTGGTGATGCAGCGGCGCAGCCCGGCGTTCTTCCGCGGAGAGATCCTGACGAAGGACACCCCGTCCCTGGTGATCCCGGACTGA
- a CDS encoding SDR family NAD(P)-dependent oxidoreductase produces the protein MSSSTTPSTTPKVALITGTSSGIGLAAAVAAARAGWRTVATLRDPGRADALRKAAAEAGVELDIRQLDVVDEASVTAAVEGVIADHGRLDAVINNAGAGQLGTLENQTVADVRKVMEVNFFGVLNVSKAAFPHLRATGGRLITVTSVGGVVGQPFNEAYCAAKFAVEGYMESLAPVAASVGVSVSVVEPGAVATEFVNNVGLDLEAEIAAAGPYAPALDAYVNRTVAQFLTGAQTQDEAAVAVLEALTADRPAFRLQTSDWAREFTGMKLNDLDGSAVLATTGGWVA, from the coding sequence ATGTCCTCCTCCACTACCCCCTCCACCACTCCCAAGGTCGCCCTCATCACCGGCACCTCCTCCGGCATCGGTCTGGCCGCGGCGGTCGCAGCGGCCAGGGCCGGCTGGCGCACGGTCGCCACCCTCCGCGACCCGGGCCGCGCCGACGCGCTCCGCAAGGCCGCCGCCGAGGCCGGGGTCGAGCTCGACATCCGGCAGCTGGACGTCGTTGACGAGGCCTCCGTCACCGCCGCCGTCGAAGGAGTGATCGCCGACCACGGCCGGCTCGACGCCGTGATCAACAACGCGGGCGCCGGACAGCTCGGCACCCTGGAGAACCAGACCGTCGCCGACGTCCGCAAGGTCATGGAGGTCAACTTCTTCGGCGTCCTCAATGTCTCCAAGGCCGCCTTCCCCCATCTGCGCGCCACCGGCGGCCGACTGATCACCGTCACCAGCGTGGGCGGAGTCGTCGGCCAGCCCTTCAACGAGGCATACTGCGCAGCGAAGTTCGCCGTCGAGGGCTACATGGAGAGCCTTGCGCCGGTCGCCGCGTCCGTCGGCGTGAGCGTGTCCGTCGTCGAACCGGGCGCCGTGGCGACCGAGTTCGTCAACAACGTCGGCCTCGACCTGGAGGCCGAGATCGCGGCGGCCGGCCCCTACGCCCCCGCCCTCGACGCCTATGTCAACCGCACCGTCGCCCAGTTCCTGACCGGCGCCCAGACCCAGGACGAGGCCGCCGTGGCCGTACTGGAGGCACTGACGGCGGACCGTCCCGCGTTCCGCCTCCAGACCTCCGACTGGGCACGCGAATTCACCGGTATGAAGCTGAACGACCTGGACGGTTCCGCGGTGCTGGCCACCACGGGCGGCTGGGTGGCGTGA
- a CDS encoding N-acyl-D-amino-acid deacylase family protein has product MLDHLITRATVVDGTGAPAYTADVGIRDGRVAVIAEPGTTTEEARSTEDATGLVLTPGFVDPHTHYDAQLFWDPYATPSLNHGVTTIAGGNCGFTLAPLNPDRPEDADYTRRMMSKVEGMSLVSLEEGAPWNWHTFGEYLDALDGRIAVNAGFMVGHCALRRHVMGPDAIGGRPTGEQLRQMLTLLHDAMDAGAWGLSTTQSATHSDGDGNPVASRHAEPAELLALSRAVGEHEGTQLEAIVAGCLDRFAEEEIDLLVEMSAAAGRPLNWNVLTVDAAVPERVPRQLVPSERARRAGGRIVALTMPILTPMNMSLGTFCALNLIPGWGEILGLPVPERIAKLRDPDVRAEMLRRAGSREAGVFRRLADFERYVIGDTYSAGNEGLTGRVVRDIAAERGQDPFRCLVEICADDGLRTVLWPMPTDNDPASWALRAETWQHEDVLLGGSDAGAHLDRMCGAPYTTRFLGDCLRGRGLLGLEAAVKMLTDDPAQLFGLRERGRIVQGHHADLVLFDPERIDAGPATLVHDLPGGSPRLDSRALGVVSVRVNGVEAIREDRVTGAVPGRVLRSGRDTRTVSTK; this is encoded by the coding sequence ATGCTCGACCACCTCATCACGCGCGCGACCGTCGTCGACGGCACCGGCGCCCCCGCCTACACCGCCGACGTCGGCATCCGCGACGGCCGTGTCGCCGTCATCGCCGAACCCGGCACCACCACCGAGGAGGCCCGGTCCACCGAGGACGCGACCGGGCTCGTCCTCACGCCCGGCTTCGTCGACCCGCACACGCACTACGACGCCCAGCTGTTCTGGGACCCGTACGCCACCCCGTCCCTGAACCACGGCGTGACGACGATCGCCGGCGGCAACTGCGGGTTCACCCTCGCGCCGCTCAACCCCGACCGCCCCGAGGACGCCGACTACACGCGGCGGATGATGTCCAAGGTCGAGGGCATGTCCCTGGTCTCCCTCGAAGAGGGAGCGCCGTGGAACTGGCACACCTTCGGCGAGTACCTGGACGCACTCGACGGCCGCATCGCCGTCAACGCCGGCTTCATGGTGGGCCACTGCGCGCTGCGCCGGCACGTCATGGGCCCGGACGCGATCGGCGGTCGGCCCACCGGGGAGCAACTCCGGCAGATGCTCACGCTCCTCCACGACGCCATGGACGCCGGTGCCTGGGGGCTGTCCACGACCCAGTCGGCCACGCACTCCGACGGTGACGGCAACCCCGTGGCCTCCCGGCACGCGGAGCCCGCCGAACTCCTCGCGCTCTCCCGTGCCGTCGGCGAGCACGAGGGCACCCAGCTCGAGGCGATCGTCGCGGGCTGCCTCGACCGGTTCGCGGAGGAGGAGATCGACCTGCTCGTCGAGATGAGCGCCGCCGCGGGCCGGCCGCTCAACTGGAACGTGCTGACGGTCGACGCCGCCGTACCCGAACGCGTCCCCCGCCAGCTCGTGCCGAGCGAACGGGCCCGCCGCGCGGGCGGCCGGATCGTCGCCCTCACCATGCCGATCCTCACCCCCATGAACATGTCGCTGGGCACCTTCTGCGCCCTCAACCTCATCCCGGGCTGGGGCGAGATCCTGGGTCTGCCCGTCCCGGAGCGGATCGCGAAGCTCCGCGACCCGGACGTCCGCGCGGAGATGCTGCGCCGCGCCGGGTCCAGGGAGGCGGGCGTCTTCCGCAGGCTCGCCGACTTCGAGCGGTACGTCATCGGCGACACCTACTCCGCCGGGAACGAGGGCCTCACCGGGCGCGTCGTGCGCGACATCGCCGCCGAGCGGGGCCAGGACCCCTTCCGGTGCCTGGTGGAGATCTGCGCCGACGACGGTCTGCGCACGGTCCTGTGGCCGATGCCCACCGACAACGACCCGGCCAGCTGGGCGCTGCGGGCGGAGACCTGGCAGCACGAGGACGTACTGCTCGGCGGCTCCGACGCGGGCGCGCACCTGGACCGGATGTGCGGGGCGCCGTACACGACGAGGTTCCTCGGCGACTGTCTGCGCGGCCGGGGGCTCCTGGGACTGGAGGCCGCGGTGAAGATGCTCACCGACGACCCGGCGCAGCTCTTCGGGCTGCGCGAACGCGGCCGGATCGTCCAGGGCCACCACGCGGACCTGGTCCTCTTCGACCCGGAGCGGATCGACGCGGGCCCGGCGACCCTCGTCCACGACCTGCCCGGCGGCAGCCCGCGGCTGGACTCGCGCGCGCTGGGCGTCGTGTCCGTGCGCGTCAACGGGGTCGAGGCGATCCGCGAGGACCGGGTCACCGGAGCCGTGCCGGGGCGGGTGCTGCGCTCGGGCCGTGACACCAGGACGGTGAGCACCAAATGA